In Arachis hypogaea cultivar Tifrunner chromosome 17, arahy.Tifrunner.gnm2.J5K5, whole genome shotgun sequence, a single window of DNA contains:
- the LOC112765007 gene encoding uncharacterized protein has product MLLDGGETPSRHELLSMVKKHSNLIGKTVVEEQEDASDVEMDMKFWHDVFDLYFVRGKESRGRQDDDLVFFVRKLASRGSGSNNNADNLDPYFVRRWAPELKNLVDETSLNVDWRRSFYLNLIAHTSFSVTVAICSYQVLQNHQSGQDTPLSPVYKVVKTVYASPSRVNFQLDSKKEVETTPAYPDICFAIDDFDSTFDTVVLTEKDHCYCVVLNAHDGAAFPSEKGSNDCSTSDNSSPNSSSAKKKDTKLTLFSGFVSYQMVRDAYDAGKSRFGSLLSVGHYTGKTDRIYMKGPGGRGEVEVAVSGVTDQSQQDSGPSSPVISKNGLGLGVIFRRAASVATVAARHAYAAASSSGSDFDEMIPLKCSLMSISLPWEYIAYDLLFKGAPPVNM; this is encoded by the exons ATGCTTCTCGATGGAGGCGAAACCCCCTCAAG GCATGAATTGCTGAGCATGGTAAAGAAGCACTCTAATTTGATAGGCAAAACGGtagtggaggagcaagaagatGCTTCCGATGTCGAAATGGACATGAAATTCTGGCATGACGTTTTTGATCTGTACTTTGTCCGTGGTAAAGAATCAAGGGGACGCCAAGATGATGATCTCGTTTTCTTTGTCAGGAAATTG GCTTCCCGTGGTTCTGGTTCCAACAACAATGCGGACAATCTTGATCCTTATTTTGTACGCAGGTGGGCACCCGAG TTGAAAAACTTAGTTGATGAAACTTCACTAAATGTGGACTGGAGGCGTTCTTTTTACTTGAATTTGATTGCTCATACATCATTCAGTGTAACTGTTGCAATTTGCAG TTACCAGGTCCTTCAGAATCATCAATCTGGGCAGGATACACCATTATCCCCCGTATACAAG GTTGTAAAGACTGTTTATGCATCTCCAAGTCGAGTAAATTTTCAATTGGACTCCAAAAAG GAAGTGGAGACAACACCTGCTTATCCAGATATATGTTTTGCAATTGATGATTTTGACTCCACCTTTGATACAGTG GTTTTGACTGAAAAAGATCATTGCTATTGTGTAGTTCTTAACGCACATGACGGGGCTGCATTTCCTAGTGAAAAGGGGTCAAACGATTGCAGTACTAGTGACAACTCTTCTCCGAATAGTAGTTCAGCTAAGAAGAAGGATACTAAG CTTACCCTGTTCTCAGGATTTGTCAGCTATCAGATGGTTCGAGATGCTTATGATG CTGGCAAGTCTCGATTTGGGAGCCTTCTATCAGTAGGCCATTATACAGGAAAAACAGATAGGATTTACATGAAAGGTCCCGGAGGTCGAGGGGAAGTTGAAGTAGCTGTTTCTGGTGTTACAG ATCAAAGTCAGCAGGACTCTGGTCCATCTTCTCCAGTTATATCAAAGAATGGGTTGGGTCTTGGTGTAATTTTTCGCAGAGCCGCATCAGTTGCAACAGTAGCAGCAAGGCATGCTTATGCAGCTGCCTCTTCCTCTGGTTCTGACTTCGATGAAATGATACCTTTGAAATGCAGCTTAATGTCCATATCATTGCCCTGGGAATATATAGCGTATGATCTTCTGTTCAAG GGAGCTCCTCCAGTGAACATGTGA
- the LOC112765008 gene encoding uncharacterized protein produces MAATTSSSCSGFFSLRSSNTADESRVVRDISSSSSSSSSSGCGGGGKLDGVAMWFINGVTMAFFASLNRCSCIRIATDEEDDGEDANDLPLMFNDGNIRHDGVSAVGTASRRRTGKGKKNKNSNNNNGVVEQDY; encoded by the coding sequence ATGGCTGCCACAACCTCTTCAAGCTGCAGCGGATTCTTCAGTCTCCGATCATCAAACACTGCTGATGAATCAAGGGTTGTCAGAGACATCTCATCATCatcgtcctcttcttcttcttctggttGCGGAGGAGGAGGAAAGCTTGATGGCGTAGCCATGTGGTTCATCAACGGTGTCACCATGGCTTTCTTTGCATCCTTAAACCGCTGCTCTTGCATTCGCATAGCCACCGATGAAGAAGATGATGGAGAAGATGCAAACGACTTGCCCTTGATGTTCAACGATGGAAACATTCGCCATGATGGTGTCTCCGCTGTCGGCACCGCCAGCAGGAGAAGAACCGGCAAagggaagaagaataagaatagtaataataataatggagtgGTCGAACAAGACTACTGA